In the Leishmania panamensis strain MHOM/PA/94/PSC-1 chromosome 30 sequence genome, one interval contains:
- a CDS encoding hypothetical protein (TriTrypDB/GeneDB-style sysID: LpmP.30.0010) has protein sequence MIPSTSLDGPSGQAKAEAQLPADYQYRLDDCEMALTRHRLIRDGLKRGLLWSYASVVFDSSLVFLGGFYGWQRYRIADAQTSFLRGLTVNLLIRRVFTPIPLLSMLVAMLGVFCLPVDLAAISVAQERILLQERAIENGNLIRQDIICEGTKGVAASLAAEVPIQ, from the coding sequence ATGATCCCATCCACCTCCTTAGACGGTCCTTCAGGGCAAGCGAAAGCGGAAGCTCAACTTCCGGCAGACTATCAGTACCGCCTCGACGACTGCGAAATGGCTCTGACCCGCCATCGCTTGATCCGCGATGGGCTGAAACGAGGCCTCCTATGGTCATACGCTAGCGTTGTCTTCGATAGCTCACTCGTCTTTCTGGGTGGCTTCTATGGGTGGCAGCGCTACCGTATTGCCGACGCCCAGACGTCATTCCTGCGTGGCCTCACCGTCAACCTGCTCATCCGGCGCGTCTTTACGCCCATACCGCTCCTTTCCATGCTGGTAGCCATGCTTGGTGTTTTCTGTCTTCCAGTTGATCTTGCGGCGATCAGCGTAGCACAGGAGCGCATTCTTCTACAGGAGCGGGCAATTGAAAACGGCAACCTCATCCGACAGGATATTATTTGTGAAGGCACGAAAGGCGTTGCCGCTTCACTAGCAGCAGAAGTGCCTATTCAGTAA
- a CDS encoding hypothetical protein (TriTrypDB/GeneDB-style sysID: LpmP.30.0020) yields MSGGPSASGAVAPLLSRVPFSSKVKFLCLHLFCSLVVDLVLRVTRFFSRVWLGRDTTTAVYGSPQAKAFFSLERVDKVSYSDPPYSGHVSTILCALRPHRNIAYERMTHPGADGNPIYLDWLHTDARSAKGVFLIIPGLASSSNTNYIEHFVWFASVNHFHCGVFNSRGMGNSPIETPRLMSAAWTDDLRTALLDGPFSRAAIEKRCGAGISIIAVGFSLGGVILSKYVGEECLAGREVVVDAAMVVNAPLNCLHSHRVMSRSISKTLYQPRMAGGLVAYARRHSKVLKDLPGLSPDVRAAFTLGRLEEVMAHVKTVHDFDRLITAPTLGFATPEDYYHHVSPVEWLPHFSVPVLCIGAADDPVTGELPMTNLASIMSCNPNVALLVMPYGGHLGYIRSVWDEWAGKETSMEKIIYEVAAAIVPRR; encoded by the coding sequence ATGTCGGGAGGACCTTCTGCGAGTGGGGCAGTTGCGCCTCTGTTGTCCCGCGTGCCATTTTCGTCCAAGGTGAAGTTTCTCTGCCTGCACCTATTCTGTTCTCTTGTCGTGGACCTCGTGCTGCGGGTGACGCGCTTCTTTAGCCGTGTATGGCTTGGGAGGGATACCACAACGGCTGTGTATGGCTCCCCTCAAGCGAAGGCATTTTTTAGCCTAGAGAGGGTCGACAAGGTGTCGTACTCAGATCCGCCATACAGTGGGCATGTTAGTACCATTCTGTGTGCTTTGCGTCCCCACCGAAACATTGCGTATGAGCGTATGACCCACCCCGGCGCCGACGGCAATCCAATTTACTTGGACTGGCTGCACACCGATGCGCGCAGCGCCAAAGGAGTGTTTCTCATCATCCCTGGGCTCGCTTCATCGTCGAACACCAACTACATCGAGCACTTTGTGTGGTTCGCGTCCGTCAACCACTTTCACTGCGGCGTCTTCAACTCACGCGGCATGGGTAACTCACCCATTGAGACACCACGGCTCATGTCCGCCGCATGGACAGATGACTTGCGCACCGCACTGCTCGACGGGCCTTTCTCGCGTGCCGCCATCGAGAAAAGGTGCGGCGCTGGGATCTCTATTATCGCTGTCGGTTTCAGCCTTGGTGGCGTGATTCTCTCCAAGTACGTTGGCGAGGAGTGCCTTGCGGGCCGTGAGGTGGTCGTGGAtgcggcgatggtggtgaaTGCACCTCTCAACTGTCTCCACTCCCACAGAGTCATGAGTCGTAGCATCAGCAAAACCCTTTATCAGCCGAGGATGGCAGGTGGCCTTGTGGCGTATGCTCGGCGGCACTCCAAGGTACTGAAGGATCTCCCGGGGCTTTCTCCGGATGTGCGCGCCGCCTTTACTTTAGGACGTCTGGAAGAGGTCATGGCGCATGTGAAGACTGTGCACGACTTTGACCGTTTGATCACTGCACCGACGCTGGGGTTTGCTACACCAGAAGATTACTATCACCACGTCTCTCCGGTTGAGTGGCTACCACACTTTTCGGTACCCGTCCTGTGCATCGGCGCTGCCGATGACCCGGTGACGGGAGAGCTACCTATGACGAATCTGGCAAGCATCATGTCATGCAACCCTAATGTGGCGCTTCTCGTCATGCCGTACGGGGGCCACCTCGGTTACATTCGCAGCGTATGGGACGAGTGGGCGGGGAAGGAGACCTCGATGGAGAAAATTATCTacgaggtggcggccgccATTGTGCCGAGGCGTTAA
- the CYP9 gene encoding cyclophilin 9, putative (TriTrypDB/GeneDB-style sysID: LpmP.30.0030) — protein MPLRALKARKDAPQVLPPMPSREQVYSDIEQRRLKEWENYQKSHRFMEEAHTNRIFLDIGIGDALAGRLVVELFEDVVPETAAHFRRLVTGESGTHDATGVKLDYLHTSLELIDRKHGYARFGDLLAYGVRLEPLRQETFKVRHTSRGLLTMTSYGPHLCNTSFSITLAAAPSLDFKQVVFGKVVDGLPLLEKLESLPLDQVGRPLTPVMIALCGTLTGGRPPGKWASSQDRTACKDDLAYEALE, from the coding sequence ATGCCACTACGAGCCCTGAAGGCGCGAAAGGATGCTCCACAGGTGTTGCCGCCTATGCCGTCGCGTGAGCAGGTGTACAGCGACAtcgagcagcgtcgcctgAAGGAGTGGGAAAACTACCAAAAGTCTCATCGCTtcatggaggaggcgcataCAAATCGCATCTTCCTCGACATTGGCATTGGAGATGCGCTGGCGGGAAGACTCGTTGTGGAGCTCTTCGAGGATGTCGTGCCTGAAACCGCCGCACACTTTCGCCGCCTCGTCACTGGCGAAAGCGGCACTCACGACGCCACTGGTGTCAAGCTTGACTACCTCCACACCTCTCTCGAGCTGATTGACCGCAAGCACGGCTATGCTCGCTTTGGGGATCTTTTGGCGTATGGCGTACGCCTGGAGCCTCTGCGCCAGGAGACCTTTAAGGTGCGCCACACAAGCCGCGGTCTGCTCACGATGACATCCTACGGACCACATCTGTGCAATACGTCCTTCAGCATCACTCTCGCCgcagctccctctctcgaCTTCAAACAGGTAGTGTTTGGCAAGGTGGTGGATGGTCTGCCTCTGCTAGAGAAGCTGGAGTCACTTCCTCTGGACCAGGTGGGTCGCCCTCTAACACCGGTCATGATTGCGCTCTGTGGCACCCTCACAGGAGGGCGTCCCCCTGGTAAGTGGGCCTCGTCACAAGACAGAACTGCCTGCAAAGACGACCTTGCCTACGAAGCCCTCGAGTGA
- a CDS encoding hypothetical protein (TriTrypDB/GeneDB-style sysID: LpmP.30.0040): MRRRLQRRILSPRTSMRFFDSDDRFGKELGFGHKMRDIPVLTGNPRPVAREESWRCAYKLSDRMEFVIRDILTKNKWSPLEVDRELAQIFERKEVGSRSSLNTWSTVEEFQRTPWYRRYKPTDDTAAKYISYEAMKLLESALIPPSLRVDPYAHLRKRHMEDNWMNDKFSEDSAKYITRAGLAQHTKGMPQYGQMSRRKYMEFERKFRNMQGSNMHVNEIYSAWLSSLDDKNHEKRQDE, translated from the coding sequence ATGAGGCggcgcctgcagcggcgcattCTCAGCCCCCGCACGTCGATGCGTTTCTTTGACAGCGATGACCGCTTCGGCAAGGAGCTCGGCTTTGGACACAAAATGCGCGATATCCCGGTACTGACCGGCAACCCTCGTCCAGTCGCTCGCGAAGAATCGTGGCGGTGCGCTTACAAGCTGAGTGACCGTATGGAGTTTGTGATACGTGACATTCTCACGAAGAATAAGTGGAGCCCGTTGGAGGTGGATCGTGAGCTGGCACAGATCTTTGAGCGCAAGGAGGTcggcagccgctcctccctcAACACCTGGTCAACCGTGGAGGAGTTCCAGCGAACGCCTTGGTACCGGCGCTACAAGCCAACGGATGACACAGCGGCCAAGTACATCTCATACGAGGCAATGAAGCTCCTCGAGAGTGCCTTGATTCCGCCTTCACTGCGCGTGGACCCGTACGCTCACCTGCGCAAGCGGCATATGGAGGACAACTGGATGAACGACAAGTTCTCCGAGGACTCGGCCAAGTACATCACGCGTGCGGGgctggcgcagcacacgAAAGGGATGCCGCAGTACGGACAAATGAGCCGCCGTAAGTACATGGAGTTCGAGAGGAAGTTCCGGAATATGCAGGGATCCAACATGCACGTGAATGAAATATACTCCGCCTGGCTCAGCTCGTTGGATGACAAGAATCACGAAAAGCGCCAAGATGAATAA
- a CDS encoding hypothetical protein (TriTrypDB/GeneDB-style sysID: LpmP.30.0050) — translation MDLHNPNLPPITAGILYGLSLILFIDGLVLAQKESSVENHFSFVQCIPAIFSTMGLLLLHLVSPSEVKEGDGRGRVLLFMSWLSMFGSSVGALAIVFFCYTGKQTRTRAAPGVSLVLYTCLAPVITSLLWWSRRVSDSNEW, via the coding sequence ATGGACCTTCACAACCCAAACTTGCCACCCATTACGGCTGGCATCCTGTACGGgctctctctcattctcttTATTGACGGCCTTGTTCTTGCCCAGAAGGAGTCCAGCGTGGAAAACCACTTCTCCTTTGTACAGTGCATCCCCGCCATCTTCTCCACGAtgggcctcctcctcctccacctcgtgtCGCCGTCCGAGGTCAAGGAGGGCGATGGACGTGGCCGTGTGTTGCTGTTCATGTCATGGCTCTCCATGTTTGGGTCTAGCGTTGGTGCCCTTGCTattgttttcttttgctaTACAGGTAAGCAGACACGCACTCGCGCCGCACCGGGAGTGTCGCTTGTGCTGTACACGTGCCTAGCGCCTGTCATTACGTCTCTGCTGTGGTGGAGCCGCCGCGTGAGCGACAGTAACGAATGGTAA
- a CDS encoding hypothetical protein (TriTrypDB/GeneDB-style sysID: LpmP.30.0060), which translates to MHRLSSLSEGDLCFYQSTLYQLIQDAPVEAKPGREMLRTLRKELIRSMEQKEFPEYCAALADLYKTVADTLISAAHRSAPHELINRTTSDCRVVTDEDEYQFHQEEGFFDDDDDEMDSSSDLKSTAKDAEQKQRKREETKRKRREEEDMLMKERKVTDEKGKQYHTLGPFPPPRLTVRTSTNTFPSRKALQQRTIIETPSSTSSSSDEDEAVSQLISSRSTEGGEAVNHLTDFLQPLSIDSLKKVGESAKAKLRPSSTHDEFVSQIVKTAVRLGCEKACVLMEKQKIIEDMTSHVQTGPLPTAASIDFLNTLPDHLKQSLGSVLGLPEEKPPVEDMWERMVAMGFLSVLTNLRLKPLKKIANELSIVLPDTNSTEKFCEFIVFAAFPRERIRAKFSRAKQKKVRFTVPPDSMSIKGDMGFVTFHVNNISMLTKESERHYSPEFHFANLKWSLLCMTNKESLALYLCQTGSVHCKFLITVVNKANSDDSICNEGTQSFSAMSQENDWGFNNVIKFAELLNPDQGFVTADDDSITIEVGIVLVEPLKTPTSREKAPVPKEKKNEPRVDEAAMLQLLADEKVEQTRKKLKQEISKTIREEEKTRKDITQRATKAYHDLCDRLRQETKRTQKEVADRERKEEQERQRELDKIKYAQEQAAELKSRLQSLKKENAELAQSKQDTTQAAKEAKMASERIAQELKFVLDRVQSTQQKLKAQEMKLAAAKSRYESVLAEEPDTPSPSDDENDLMSEDLTRFISLMTDDM; encoded by the coding sequence ATGCACCGTCTTTCCTCGCTGTCCGAGGGGGACCTGTGCTTCTACCAGTCTACGCTGTACCAGTTGATCCAGGATGCCCCCGTCGAGGCGAAGCCAGGCCGTGAAATGTTGCGCACACTCCGCAAGGAGTTGATACGGTCCATGGAGCAGAAGGAGTTCCCCGAGTACTGCGCAGCCTTGGCGGACCTGTACAAAACCGTGGCGGACACTTTGATATCCGCTGCCCACCGCAGTGCCCCGCACGAGCTCATCAACCGCACCACGAGCGACTGCCGCGTTGTCACGGACGAGGACGAGTATCAGTTCCACCAGGAGGAGGGATTTTttgacgatgacgacgatgaaATGGATTCAAGCAGCGATCTCAAGTCCACCGCCAAGGATGCagagcagaagcagcgaaaGCGGGAGGAGACCAAGCGGAAGCgccgtgaggaggaggacatgctGATGAAAGAACGCAAGGTCACGGACGAGAAGGGGAAGCAGTACCACACGCTTGGGCCCTTTCCCCCGCCGCGGCTCACGGTGCGTACCTCCACCAACACTTTCCCTAGCCGcaaggcactgcagcagcgcaccatCATCGAGACTCCCTCTTCCACGTCTTCGTCGTCGGACGAGGATGAGGCGGTCAGTCAACTCATTAGCAGCCGCTCCACCGAAGGTGGGGAGGCTGTAAACCACCTCACCGATTTTCTTCAGCCCCTGTCAATTGACTCGCTCAAGAAGGTAGGCGAGAGCGCCAAGGCGAAACTGCGACCATCATCAACGCACGACGAGTTTGTGTCACAAATCGTCAAGACAGCGGTGCGACTGGGCTGCGAAAAGGCGTGCGTCCTcatggagaagcagaagatcATTGAAGACATGACGTCGCACGTGCAAACAGGCCCGCTGCCTACGGCTGCCAGCATCGACTTCTTGAACACGCTGCCAGACCACCTGAAGCAGTCGCTGGGCAGTGTACTGGGCCTCCCTGAGGAGAAGCCCCCAGTGGAGGACATGTGGGAGCGCATGGTAGCCATGGGcttcctctctgtgcttACAAATCTGCGCTTAAAGCCGCTCAAGAAAATCGCAAACGAGCTCAGCATCGTGCTGCCTGACACCAACTCGACGGAGAAGTTCTGTGAGTTTATCGTCTTTGCAGCCTTTCCGCGCGAGCGCATTCGCGCCAAATTCTCGCGCGCCAAGCAGAAGAAGGTGAGGTTCACGGTGCCACCGGACAGCATGAGCATCAAGGGTGACATGGGGTTCGTGACGTTCCATGTCAACAATATATCTATGCTGACGAAGGAATCGGAACGCCATTACTCACCTGAGTTCCACTTTGCCAATCTCAAGTGGAGCTTGCTGTGCATGACAAACAAGGAGTCGCTGGCGCTGTACCTCTGCCAGACCGGCAGCGTGCACTGCAAGTTCCTCATCACGGTAGTGAACAAAGCGAACTCCGATGACTCCATCTGTAATGAGGGCACACAGAGCTTTTCAGCCATGTCTCAGGAGAACGACTGGGGATTCAACAACGTCATCAAGTTTGCCGAGCTGTTGAACCCTGATCAAGGCTTCGTCACGGCAGATGACGACAGCATCACGATCGAGGTTGGCATCGTGTTGGTGGAGCCCCTCAAGACACCCACTTCACGCGAGAAGGCGCCGGTCCCtaaggagaagaagaacgaGCCGCGCGTGGATGAGGCGGCGATGTTGCAACTGCTGGCTGACGAGAAGGTGGAGCAGACGCGCAAGAAGCTCAAGCAGGAGATCAGCAAGACCAtccgagaagaggaaaagacgcGCAAGGACATCACCCAGAGGGCCACGAAGGCATACCACGACTTGTGCGATCGTCTCCGGCAGGAGACGAAGCGCACCCaaaaggaggtggcggacCGCGAGCgcaaggaggagcaggaacGGCAGCGGGAGCTTGACAAGATCAAGTACgcgcaggagcaggcggCTGAGCTCAAGAGCCGATTACAGTCACTCAAGAAGGAGAATGCGGAGCTGGCTCAGTCGAAGCAGGACACCACGCAGGCCGCCAAAGAGGCAAAGATGGCCAGCGAGCGCATCGCCCAGGAGCTGAAGTTCGTCTTGGACAGGGTTCAATCAACCCAGCAGAAGCTCAAGGCGCAGGAGATGAAGCTTGCAGCGGCCAAGAGCCGGTACGAGAGTGTTCTGGCCGAGGAGCCAGACACCCCCAGCCCGTCCGATGATGAGAACGATCTCATGAGCGAGGACCTCACCCGTTTCATCAGCCTAATGACGGACGATATGTAG
- a CDS encoding hypothetical protein (TriTrypDB/GeneDB-style sysID: LpmP.30.0070), whose protein sequence is MRCCFPRLFQAGVHTPHGLRYNATRMKNWPVQEVPQNFNFTNEQRFKAKAMPRDTGKIPRDFLLSVLYRNQPCEVASLWEHCMNDPQIVLDSKRHLREVLQQARTEGFVSFEKDAVTDRWVCHLTRERFEEVRALVGARAETQDLYSGLRGASATETSAYSESFRKMNEDTKREHLRLLSEQVADTTAHLRKFQRMEMDYLPYTDLNGKVNFMWWYEMSDTRGAAALPEAEVEGSSKLSE, encoded by the coding sequence atgcggtgctgctttCCTCGACTGTTTCAAGCGGGAGTTCACACGCCTCATGGGCTGCGATACAATGCGACGCGGATGAAGAACTGGCCAGTCCAGGAAGTGCCACAGAACTTCAATTTCACGAATGAGCAGCGCTTCAAGGCAAAGGCAATGCCACGAGACACGGGCAAGATCCCGCGCGACTTTTTGCTCTCCGTGCTGTACCGCAACCAGCCTTGTGAAGTGGCTTCTCTCTGGGAGCACTGCATGAACGATCCGCAGATTGTGCTCGACAGCAagcggcacctgcgcgagGTCCTGCAACAAGCCCGCACGGAGGGGTTCGTTTCGTTTGAGAAAGACGCTGTGACAGACCGTTGGGTATGCCACTTGACGCGTGAGAGGTTCGAGGAGGTCCGTGCGCTGGTGGGTGCGCGGGCAGAGACGCAGGACTTGTACTCGGGCTTGCGCGGCGCGTCAGCGACAGAGACGTCGGCGTACTCGGAGAGTTTCAGAAAGATGAACGAGGACACGAAGCGGGAACACCTACGCCTACTTTCGGAGCAGGTGGCTGACACCACTGCCCATCTCCGAAAGTTTCAGCGGATGGAGATGGACTACCTGCCGTACACCGACTTGAACGGAAAGGTGAACTTTATGTGGTGGTACGAGATGAGCGACAcccgcggtgctgctgcgctgcccgaggcagaggtggagggcagCTCGAAGCTGAGTGAGTAG
- a CDS encoding hypothetical protein (TriTrypDB/GeneDB-style sysID: LpmP.30.0080): MNPNAQITTRDAAGNMARARYRCHIESSGGMKLEILVRVQMGWISPRVVFSQIPYVIHLGKGIDVSIPFVLHFTMVSLLDEHGDNTGSFLYFSGTPILGFSASFSRITGGKMVLNPTKVVDPYVEVSDFIGHVHYRQMGFVLFKCLGYFLCFLACIPATQRMLQCVLPDPFHRHSEKPL; the protein is encoded by the coding sequence ATGAACCCCAATGCGCAGATCACTACCCGTGACGCGGCAGGCAACATGGCCCGTGCGCGCTACCGCTGCCACATCGAGTCAAGCGGTGGCATGAAGCTGGAGATCCTCGTGCGCGTGCAGATGGGATGGATCTCACCCCGGGTGGTCTTCTCGCAGATTCCATACGTTATCCACCTCGGCAAAGGCATCGACGTCAGCATTCCGTTTGTGCTTCACTTCACCATGGTCTCCTTGCTGGACGAGCACGGCGACAACACCGGCAGCTTCTTGTACTTTAGTGGCACCCCTATACTGGGCTTCTCTGCAAGCTTTAGCCGCATCACCGGAGGTAAGATGGTCCTTAACCCCACAAAGGTGGTGGACCCGTATGTGGAGGTGTCCGATTTTATCGGGCACGTTCACTATCGTCAGATGGGCTTCGTCCTCTTCAAATGCCTTGGCTACTTTCTCTGCTTCCTGGCCTGCATTCCCGCGACGCAGCGCATGCTGCAGTGCGTCCTACCCGACCCGTTTCACCGTCACAGCGAAAAACCCCTGTAa
- the CYC3 gene encoding mitotic cyclin, putative (TriTrypDB/GeneDB-style sysID: LpmP.30.0090) — MSTDLAIVTTVSSDSVSRLFGPAGAMDFRSNPGMKSEFEDPKAIFNKMKQKDVKPLSDISVLKRTIYNYKNRRIITRWLRDVCGAFNLRSTTLCLAVQLADSYIVGNLHQLELQKCQLAAVTALWIAAKFEEMDADLPSLRKIVDVCDGAYTKEHVLAMEESILGFYKWYLPHITVVNHVYLQLHLIGDPALIDSHPQEEVPPAISVELLVLNADEGRTWVSLILESHQTLQDCLDQLFSASNMLYSTLAAVFQLFGSCFLLAERLPLTTVVGNLPLDGKGCRRLFLCSLSSQVTSTFAERGSYVILRSINSNLLDLCDILTQEVVTHVEFLRLYSYVTAFGVVGLALCLVSPDKDENRRLLQHVHKKLDISATQGLAVADLLTSKYKEALPTIRESKSLPHPSENFRDTLCYCFDRRLS; from the coding sequence ATGTCAACAGATCTCGCGATTGTGACTACGGTCAGCTCCGACTCCGTCAGCCGGCTCTTCGGCCCCGCTGGTGCAATGGACTTTCGGTCCAACCCGGGCATGAAGAGCGAGTTCGAGGATCCAAAGGCGATCTTCAACAAGATGAAGCAGAAGGATGTGAAACCACTCTCCGACATTAGCGTGTTGAAGAGAACCATCTACAACTACAAGAATCGCCGCATCATCACACGCTGGCTTCGTGACGTCTGTGGCGCGTTCAATTTGCGAAGCACCACCCTGTGTCTCGCTGTTCAGCTTGCTGACTCATACATTGTCGGCAACCTGCACCAGCTCGAGTTGCAGAAGTGCCAGTTGGCGGCTGTTACAGCCCTGTGGATTGCAGCCAAGTTTGAGGAGATGGATGCAGACTTGCCTAGTCTGCGCAAGATAGTCGATGTCTGCGACGGGGCCTACACTAAGGAGCACGTTCTGGCCATGGAGGAGTCCATCCTCGGCTTCTACAAGTGGTACCTGCCCCACATAACGGTGGTAAACCACGTTTAtctgcagctgcatctcATCGGCGACCCCGCACTGATCGACTCGCATccgcaggaggaggtgccACCGGCTATCTCGGTCGAACTGCTCGTACTGAACGCCGACGAGGGTCGCACCTGGGTCAGCCTTATTCTGGAGTCTCACCAGACTCTCCAAGATTGCCTTGATCAGCTATTCTCTGCCTCAAACATGCTGTACAGCACCTTAGCGGCCGTTTTTCAACTATTTGGCAGTTGCTTCTTACTGGCGGAGCGCTTGCCACTCACAACAGTGGTTGGGAATCTCCCATTGGATGGCAAAGGCTGTCGtcgcctctttctgtgcTCCTTGAGCAGCCAGGTCACCTCGACGTTTGCAGAGCGTGGCTCGTATGTCATCCTGCGCTCCATTAACTCGAACCTTCTAGACTTATGCGACATCCTCACCCAGGAGGTGGTGACACACGTGGAGTTCCTTCGCTTGTACAGCTATGTGACCGCCTTTGGCGTAGTGGGACTCGCGCTGTGTCTTGTGTCCCCGGACAAGGACGAGAACAGgcgtctcctgcagcacgtACACAAAAAGCTGGACATCTCCGCGACGCAGGGTTTGGCTGTCGCAGACTTGCTCACCTCCAAGTATAAGGAAGCGCTGCCGACCATCCGGGAGAGCAAAAGTCTGCCACACCCTTCTGAGAATTTCCGTGACACGCTGTGCTACTGCTTTGATCGCAGACTGTCCTAG
- a CDS encoding hypothetical protein (TriTrypDB/GeneDB-style sysID: LpmP.30.0100): protein MARDDFDRRRLRALYDRNRRRVSALADARARRRGGEDDYSVPRRYVVSECRTRIEGFGRGGTQVRRVVRRARGDRSDESRRFSGRGIFRSSGGSRFRRADDFEREERRARFLEERVRRLGGRHAEGRRFGVARRMRLRMRGTHGGRGNRHLQESSRPSNGNSHGNRGSNAQANKVRSSKKPQRSREPQITREELDRQLDNYRN, encoded by the coding sequence ATGGCGCGCGACGACTTTgaccgccgtcgccttcgcGCTCTTTACGACCGCAACCGCCGTCGTGTCTCGGCGCTGGCAGACGCGCGtgcccgccgccgcggtggtgaGGACGACTACTCTGTGCCGCGCCGCTATGTCGTGAGCGAATGCCGGACCCGAATTGAGGGCTTTGGACGTGGTGGTACTcaggtgcgccgcgtggTGCGCCGTGCGCGTGGTGACCGCTCTGATGAGTCGCGCCGGTTCAGCGGCCGTGGCATCTTccgaagcagcggtggtagcCGCTTCCGCCGTGCTGACGACTTCGAGCGTGAGGAGCGCCGCGCGCGGTTCCTGGAGGAGCGTGTGCGACGCCTCGGCGGACGGCATGCGGAGGGTCGCCGCTTCGGTGTGGCGCGTCGTATGCGCCTGCGGATGCGCGGCACCCACGGTGGTCGTGGTAACCGCCACCTCCAAGAGAGTTCTCGTCCGAGCAACGGCAACAGCCATGGCAACCGCGGCAGTAACGCGCAGGCCAACaaggtgcgcagcagcaaaaagCCTCAGCGTAGCCGCGAACCTCAGATCACTCGGGAGGAGTTGGACCGTCAGCTGGACAACTACCGTAATTAG